In Microbacterium paraoxydans, the following are encoded in one genomic region:
- a CDS encoding IS3 family transposase (programmed frameshift), with protein MTVADVGTDDGAMAPRADRPKRRTFTAEFKAAILAEYDAADRSGRGEILRREGLYTSHIIEWRKAAAAGSLSGLGSKPRDRRERELQALRARAEKAEAELAKTRAALDLMGKGTRALGDALRERGQAAAVAAVINPAVDGLAEHVGTAAACALLGRSRASHYRAKNPPPPRPRTPRPAPANKLSAAERAHVLAVLTSQRFADKSVAQVWATLLDEGTYLCSMSTMHRILREHDMAGERRRQASHPPRTRPELVATAPGQVWSWDITKLKGPERGVYYDLYVVLDIFSRFVVGWTIAAREDAEIAKNLLEHAMGIHGVPEAIHADRGTSMTSKPVAQLLVDLGVARSHSRPHVSNDNPYSEAAFKTLKYAPVFPERFGSLADAGAFAEQFFAYYNHEHRHCGIGLHTPASVHFGTAGQVRAQRQATLDAAYAARPERFGHRRPQAPKLPEAAWINQPSQEALIQTA; from the exons ATGACGGTTGCTGACGTCGGCACCGATGATGGGGCTATGGCTCCTCGTGCTGACCGGCCCAAGAGGCGGACGTTCACCGCCGAGTTCAAAGCGGCGATCCTGGCCGAGTACGACGCCGCGGACCGCTCTGGGCGTGGGGAGATCCTGCGCCGGGAGGGCCTGTACACCTCCCACATCATCGAGTGGCGCAAGGCCGCGGCCGCCGGCTCGCTGTCCGGGCTGGGCAGCAAGCCGCGGGACCGGCGCGAGCGGGAGCTGCAGGCGCTACGGGCCCGGGCGGAGAAGGCCGAGGCCGAGCTGGCCAAGACCAGGGCGGCGCTGGACCTGATGGGAAAAG GCACACGCGCTCTTGGAGACGCTCTCCGAGAGCGCGGACAAGCCGCCGCGGTCGCCGCGGTGATCAACCCGGCCGTCGACGGGCTGGCCGAGCACGTCGGCACCGCGGCTGCGTGCGCGCTGCTGGGTCGCTCCCGCGCCAGTCACTACCGGGCCAAGAACCCGCCACCGCCACGTCCACGGACACCGCGGCCGGCACCGGCGAACAAGCTGTCCGCCGCCGAGCGGGCCCACGTGCTGGCCGTGTTGACCAGCCAGCGGTTCGCGGACAAGTCGGTCGCCCAGGTCTGGGCCACGCTGCTGGACGAGGGCACCTACCTGTGCTCGATGTCCACGATGCACCGGATCCTGCGCGAGCACGACATGGCCGGGGAACGGCGCCGGCAGGCGAGCCACCCGCCCCGGACCCGGCCCGAGCTCGTCGCGACGGCGCCGGGGCAGGTGTGGAGTTGGGACATCACAAAGCTCAAGGGGCCGGAGCGGGGCGTGTACTACGACCTGTACGTCGTGCTCGACATCTTCTCCAGGTTCGTCGTGGGCTGGACCATCGCGGCCCGCGAGGACGCCGAGATCGCCAAGAACCTGCTCGAGCACGCCATGGGCATCCATGGCGTGCCGGAGGCGATCCACGCCGACCGCGGGACCTCGATGACCTCCAAACCGGTCGCTCAGCTGCTCGTCGACCTCGGGGTGGCCAGGTCGCACTCCCGCCCGCACGTGTCGAACGACAACCCTTACAGCGAGGCGGCGTTCAAGACGCTGAAGTACGCCCCGGTCTTCCCCGAGCGCTTCGGGTCCCTGGCCGACGCCGGCGCGTTCGCCGAGCAGTTCTTCGCCTACTACAACCACGAGCACCGCCACTGCGGGATCGGGCTGCACACCCCCGCCAGCGTCCACTTCGGCACCGCCGGGCAGGTCCGCGCCCAGCGCCAGGCCACCCTGGACGCGGCCTACGCCGCCCGTCCCGAGCGCTTCGGCCACCGCCGACCCCAGGCGCCCAAGCTGCCCGAGGCCGCCTGGATCAACCAGCCCTCACAGGAGGCCCTCATACAGACCGCCTGA
- a CDS encoding MurR/RpiR family transcriptional regulator: protein MVALRPYDVRRTRKVITGYMNSPLNEPPLGGTIDHILSILPSLVPSAQRVARICAERPHDVVDMSGADLAEAANTSPATVSRTAQALGLRSFQHLRMLLVRDLAADATAAPDAPAGTEGFLRWLAEGRVGCCRPRSPRSTRSRSTPLPTPSPARRAC, encoded by the coding sequence GTGGTCGCATTGCGCCCATACGATGTGCGGCGAACCCGAAAGGTGATCACCGGCTACATGAACTCGCCCCTCAACGAGCCGCCGCTCGGCGGAACCATCGACCACATCCTCTCGATCCTGCCGTCGCTCGTACCGAGCGCGCAGCGCGTCGCCCGCATCTGCGCCGAGCGACCCCACGACGTGGTCGACATGTCGGGCGCCGACCTCGCCGAAGCCGCCAACACGTCGCCGGCCACCGTCAGCCGCACCGCCCAGGCGCTGGGGCTGCGCAGCTTTCAGCACCTGCGCATGCTGCTCGTGCGTGACCTCGCCGCCGACGCCACCGCCGCGCCCGACGCACCCGCCGGCACCGAGGGCTTTCTGCGGTGGCTGGCCGAGGGGCGGGTGGGATGCTGCAGACCGCGCTCGCCTCGATCGACCCGGTCGCGTTCGACGCCGCTGCCGACGCCATCGCCCGCGCGCCGCGCCTGCTGA
- a CDS encoding phosphodiesterase, protein MSHIASQHPAPEHFILHVSDTHFVGDGDLLHERIDSDKNLAELFDGFTKANARPEAIVFTGDLADTGRPDAYERLRAIVEPAAEKLGAQVIWVMGNHDERVAFRRGLLDEEADQSEPVDRVYDVNGLRIIALDSTVPGQHHGEISDEQLAWLRRELEVPAPDGTLIALHHPPVPSPIGLIALVELRDQERLAEVIRGTDVRGILGGHLHYSTTSTFAGVPVSVASATCYTQDLAVAYPGARGQDGGQSYNLVHVYGDRVLHSVVPIGQFPTVYEMTPEMLEAFMNMTPDEQLAAVNASAGE, encoded by the coding sequence ATGTCGCACATCGCGAGCCAGCATCCCGCTCCCGAGCACTTCATCCTGCATGTCTCTGACACCCACTTCGTGGGCGACGGCGACCTGCTGCACGAGCGCATCGACAGTGACAAGAACCTCGCAGAGCTGTTCGACGGCTTCACCAAGGCCAACGCCCGCCCCGAAGCGATCGTGTTCACCGGCGACCTCGCCGACACCGGCCGCCCCGACGCCTACGAGCGCCTGCGGGCCATCGTCGAGCCCGCCGCCGAGAAGCTCGGTGCCCAGGTGATCTGGGTGATGGGCAATCACGACGAGCGCGTCGCGTTCCGCCGCGGCCTGCTCGACGAGGAGGCCGACCAGTCCGAGCCCGTCGACCGCGTCTACGACGTCAACGGTCTGCGCATCATCGCGCTCGACTCGACGGTGCCCGGGCAGCACCACGGCGAGATCAGCGACGAGCAGTTGGCGTGGCTGCGCCGCGAGCTCGAAGTCCCCGCGCCCGACGGCACCCTCATCGCGCTGCACCACCCGCCCGTGCCGAGCCCGATCGGGCTCATCGCCCTGGTCGAGCTGCGCGACCAGGAGCGCCTCGCCGAGGTCATCCGGGGCACCGACGTGCGCGGCATCCTGGGCGGTCACCTGCACTACTCGACCACCAGCACGTTCGCGGGCGTGCCCGTGTCGGTCGCGTCGGCGACCTGCTACACGCAGGACCTCGCCGTCGCCTACCCCGGTGCCCGCGGCCAGGACGGCGGCCAGTCCTACAACCTCGTGCACGTCTACGGCGACCGGGTGCTGCACTCCGTCGTGCCGATCGGGCAGTTCCCGACCGTCTACGAGATGACTCCCGAGATGCTCGAGGCGTTCATGAACATGACCCCCGACGAGCAGCTCGCCGCCGTCAACGCGTCGGCGGGAGAGTAG
- a CDS encoding MurR/RpiR family transcriptional regulator has product MVSNGTLETQYQDRGTLTARIRALRPSMSQTQAAVANVVLTNPAGVLHMTVSELARVSRSSVGSVVRFCQDLGLKGYQEFKLQLASEIPVGEESGVSHTETSGSIVSEVFQSTARAISEGEASIDPNEFQRAVSVLDKADRILLVASGQSSPIALDTALRFRSVGLEVNHPGDPVSQHIASSMLGPGDACLAISHTGRTKATVAAAESARESGAAVVSVTSFYRSPLVAASTVALVAGSGETRFQIEAMMSRFVHLAVLDALYSAITAENPERTLKGAARAAQAEEMFRD; this is encoded by the coding sequence ATGGTGAGCAACGGAACCCTGGAAACGCAGTATCAGGATCGTGGGACTCTGACGGCGCGAATACGAGCACTTCGCCCATCCATGTCGCAAACGCAAGCGGCCGTGGCCAACGTTGTGTTGACGAACCCTGCCGGTGTATTGCACATGACGGTGAGTGAACTCGCGAGGGTGTCGCGCAGCTCCGTGGGGAGCGTGGTCCGGTTCTGCCAAGATCTGGGCCTCAAGGGGTATCAAGAATTCAAATTGCAGTTGGCCTCTGAAATTCCAGTTGGCGAAGAATCCGGTGTCAGCCATACGGAAACGTCCGGGTCAATCGTGTCTGAAGTATTTCAATCGACGGCACGCGCTATTTCGGAAGGCGAAGCAAGTATTGATCCGAACGAATTTCAACGTGCGGTGTCCGTGCTTGATAAGGCAGATCGGATTCTTCTGGTGGCTAGTGGCCAGTCCTCGCCAATTGCCCTTGATACTGCCCTCCGTTTCCGCAGCGTGGGGCTCGAGGTGAATCATCCGGGAGATCCGGTATCGCAACATATCGCATCCTCGATGCTGGGCCCGGGCGACGCTTGCCTGGCAATCAGCCACACCGGCCGCACCAAAGCAACGGTCGCGGCCGCGGAATCGGCGCGAGAGTCAGGGGCGGCGGTCGTTTCGGTGACCAGCTTCTATCGCTCCCCGCTGGTGGCCGCATCCACCGTGGCACTCGTTGCCGGATCAGGTGAGACGCGGTTTCAAATCGAGGCCATGATGAGCCGGTTTGTGCATCTCGCGGTGCTGGATGCACTCTATTCTGCGATCACCGCCGAAAACCCCGAGCGCACCCTCAAGGGAGCGGCGCGGGCTGCGCAGGCTGAGGAAATGTTCCGCGACTGA
- a CDS encoding amidohydrolase family protein → MTDSTLGAVSATAITNTRVFDGHSLSAPTTVVVQPDGRIGDVSADAVVVGAAVVNAEGTVLLPGLIDCHMHLKGRESLETLATYGVTTGLDMATWPASQFQSLRGLRGVADFRTAGMAATSQGSTHSRIPTYPDVALVDSPDKAERFVEVQVADGVDYIKIIADLPGPTQDVLDALVAAAHARGLKVIAHAALYEAVRMSLAAGADMITHAPLDRALDDATAETMLAQGTVFIPTLTVMKGVAANLTAAGVPGVSYAHAHESTRAMHAAGVPVLAGTDANIGSFTRASPPYGESMHDEDAYIGLLERAMPPYGESMHDELALLVDAGLSTAEALRAATSTAAHAFSLDDRGAITPGLRADLVLVDGDPLTDIAAARRVLRVWCGGIEV, encoded by the coding sequence ATGACGGATTCCACGCTCGGCGCAGTCTCTGCGACCGCGATCACGAACACCAGGGTCTTCGACGGACACAGTCTGAGCGCCCCCACGACGGTCGTCGTCCAGCCCGACGGGCGCATCGGTGACGTATCAGCGGATGCGGTCGTCGTCGGTGCCGCTGTCGTCAACGCGGAAGGTACGGTGCTCCTTCCTGGCCTGATCGACTGTCACATGCACCTGAAGGGGCGCGAGTCCCTCGAGACGCTCGCCACGTACGGTGTCACCACCGGCCTGGACATGGCGACATGGCCCGCATCACAGTTCCAGTCGTTGCGGGGACTGAGGGGAGTCGCTGACTTCCGCACCGCCGGCATGGCGGCGACATCTCAGGGCAGCACGCACAGCCGCATTCCGACCTATCCGGACGTCGCGCTGGTCGATTCCCCCGACAAGGCGGAGCGGTTCGTCGAGGTGCAGGTGGCAGACGGGGTGGATTACATCAAGATCATCGCCGATCTGCCCGGTCCCACCCAGGACGTGCTCGATGCACTCGTGGCTGCTGCGCACGCGCGGGGGCTCAAGGTCATCGCGCACGCAGCCCTGTACGAAGCTGTGCGTATGAGCCTCGCTGCGGGGGCCGACATGATCACCCATGCTCCACTCGACCGCGCGCTCGACGATGCGACGGCTGAGACGATGCTCGCCCAGGGCACGGTGTTCATCCCGACCTTGACGGTGATGAAAGGCGTCGCCGCGAATCTCACCGCAGCGGGCGTTCCCGGTGTGAGCTATGCACACGCCCACGAGAGCACGCGCGCGATGCATGCCGCGGGCGTTCCGGTCCTGGCCGGCACCGACGCCAACATCGGGTCCTTCACACGGGCATCGCCGCCATACGGCGAGAGCATGCACGACGAAGACGCCTACATCGGGCTCCTCGAACGGGCAATGCCGCCATACGGCGAGAGCATGCACGACGAACTCGCTCTGCTCGTGGACGCCGGCCTGTCAACAGCCGAAGCGCTGCGCGCTGCCACCTCGACGGCCGCGCACGCGTTCTCACTCGACGATCGGGGGGCGATCACCCCCGGATTGCGAGCCGACCTCGTGCTGGTGGACGGCGATCCGCTCACCGACATCGCTGCCGCGCGTCGCGTTCTGCGTGTGTGGTGCGGCGGCATCGAGGTGTGA
- a CDS encoding ISL3 family transposase, which produces MLHPTSGCADARSAADPCYRCDLLVGLDGVHVEHVDRRDGLLIVTVSTPAAPTGCPLCGVVAIGRGRRRRVLHDVPGVTRVRIVWRQRVWRCGDVGCAKKTFVEQLPSLVARRGSLTRRAVDWAIGQLRREHATIEGLRRQLGTSWKTVWRAVEPELVRLAADESRFENVTTLGVDEHIWHHVDHRKRGSKELTGMVDLSRDSTGKTRARLLDLVPGRSGKAYASWLSERGEAFRKNVKVAALDPFAGYKTAIDDTLEDAVAVLDAFHVVKLGTAAVDEVRRRVQQDTLGHRGRKGDPLYGIQTILRAGAENLTDKQRIRLTAAIEADPAHDEVFVAWQCAQQLRSAYHAKDLTEGRRIAERVVDTFHTCPIPEIARLGRTLRRWRSAFLAYFTTSRANNGGTEAINGIIELHRRLARGYRNRENYRLRMLLTAGGLTP; this is translated from the coding sequence GTGCTTCACCCTACTTCGGGGTGCGCTGACGCGCGCTCTGCCGCTGATCCGTGTTACCGCTGCGATCTGCTGGTCGGTCTCGACGGCGTCCATGTCGAGCACGTTGACCGCCGCGACGGGCTGCTGATCGTCACCGTTTCGACACCGGCGGCGCCGACCGGGTGCCCGTTGTGCGGGGTCGTGGCGATCGGTCGAGGGCGCCGCCGTCGAGTGTTGCATGACGTGCCGGGCGTGACGCGGGTGCGGATCGTCTGGCGGCAACGGGTCTGGCGATGCGGCGACGTGGGCTGTGCCAAGAAGACGTTCGTGGAGCAGCTTCCCTCGCTGGTCGCTCGGCGCGGGTCGCTCACAAGGCGAGCCGTCGACTGGGCGATCGGGCAGCTGCGCCGCGAGCACGCCACGATCGAAGGACTACGTCGTCAGCTCGGGACATCGTGGAAGACGGTGTGGCGGGCTGTTGAGCCTGAACTGGTGCGGTTGGCAGCCGACGAGTCCCGGTTCGAGAACGTGACCACGCTCGGCGTCGACGAGCACATCTGGCATCACGTCGACCACCGCAAGCGGGGCTCGAAGGAACTGACCGGCATGGTCGACCTCAGCCGCGACAGCACCGGGAAGACGCGGGCCAGGCTGCTCGACCTCGTGCCGGGCAGATCGGGGAAGGCATACGCGTCCTGGCTCAGCGAGCGGGGCGAAGCGTTCCGAAAGAACGTGAAGGTGGCGGCGCTGGACCCGTTCGCGGGCTACAAGACTGCGATCGATGACACGCTCGAAGACGCGGTCGCTGTGCTGGACGCGTTCCATGTCGTCAAGCTCGGCACCGCCGCCGTCGACGAGGTCCGCCGCCGCGTCCAGCAAGACACCCTCGGGCATCGCGGTCGGAAGGGCGACCCGCTCTACGGGATTCAGACCATCCTCCGTGCCGGGGCCGAGAACCTCACCGACAAGCAGCGGATCCGGCTGACCGCGGCAATCGAGGCCGATCCTGCGCACGACGAGGTGTTCGTCGCGTGGCAGTGCGCACAGCAGCTGCGCTCTGCCTACCACGCGAAGGACCTGACCGAGGGGCGGCGGATCGCCGAGAGGGTGGTCGACACGTTCCACACCTGCCCGATCCCCGAGATCGCCCGCCTCGGCCGCACCCTCCGCCGCTGGCGTTCAGCGTTCCTGGCGTACTTCACCACGAGCCGCGCGAACAACGGCGGCACCGAGGCGATCAACGGGATCATCGAGCTCCACCGCCGCCTCGCCCGCGGCTATCGCAACCGCGAGAACTACCGCCTCCGCATGCTCCTCACCGCCGGCGGACTCACCCCATGA
- a CDS encoding endonuclease/exonuclease/phosphatase family protein, whose translation MNKKMNLRVLTLNIWLAPRDQQKRDALLLKGLEEHDADIVFLQEVVRTPERDAFQLVKENSSLHWHHASDFARHASDFADFEWPAWGTAVGTRWEPKSITTHKLPAADGPYVWEAVLSLPIGVDMLFLGPRPSFNFTDEAARVEQALFVTELEEKRRQEAPTIIAGDFDAAPDQDCMRFYTGKSAINGRSAAFRDTWAIAGDGGPGYTWTTDSPWVARSVTDGQGIVPNYVVQEPHHRRIDYVLAGSTVNHLTVESVINSSKVVFNEYPTASDHYGVLAEIELNALDKPTAWA comes from the coding sequence ATGAACAAAAAAATGAACCTACGGGTACTGACACTGAACATTTGGCTCGCCCCCCGCGATCAGCAAAAGCGCGACGCGCTCCTACTTAAAGGCCTCGAAGAGCACGACGCCGACATTGTCTTCCTGCAGGAAGTCGTCCGCACCCCGGAGCGCGATGCCTTCCAGCTCGTAAAGGAAAACTCGAGCCTCCACTGGCACCACGCATCCGACTTCGCTCGCCACGCATCCGACTTCGCTGACTTCGAGTGGCCCGCCTGGGGAACCGCCGTTGGTACGCGCTGGGAACCCAAGAGCATTACCACCCACAAGCTTCCCGCAGCCGACGGACCCTATGTATGGGAAGCCGTGCTGTCACTGCCCATCGGCGTGGACATGCTCTTCCTCGGCCCGCGCCCGAGCTTCAATTTCACCGACGAGGCCGCTCGTGTGGAGCAGGCGCTGTTCGTCACTGAACTTGAAGAAAAGCGCCGTCAAGAGGCCCCCACGATTATTGCGGGCGACTTTGACGCCGCTCCCGACCAGGACTGCATGCGGTTCTACACCGGCAAATCAGCCATCAACGGCCGCAGCGCCGCCTTCCGCGACACCTGGGCAATTGCCGGAGACGGTGGCCCCGGCTACACCTGGACCACCGATAGCCCGTGGGTCGCCCGAAGCGTGACCGACGGTCAGGGAATTGTTCCGAACTACGTGGTGCAGGAACCCCACCACCGCCGCATCGATTATGTACTCGCCGGCTCGACGGTAAACCACCTCACGGTCGAGAGTGTCATCAACTCGAGCAAGGTTGTGTTCAACGAGTATCCGACGGCAAGCGACCACTACGGAGTCCTCGCCGAGATTGAACTGAACGCGCTGGACAAGCCGACGGCCTGGGCATAA
- a CDS encoding SIS domain-containing protein, with product MLQTALASIDPVAFDAAADAIARAPRLLISGTGASHAAAQASAVAFAVNGRPCEAPADGVVAHLTARVLAPGDVCLIVSSSGANSVTLAVADAAVDAGATVIGVTSFARTPLTTRADHLLVAGARFQAWGQGILGSGLVQLLVLNALQIAVADRMSDAADRARLAVREEVLDIVADDGSDAEASDVPDVIDHGDGR from the coding sequence ATGCTGCAGACCGCGCTCGCCTCGATCGACCCGGTCGCGTTCGACGCCGCTGCCGACGCCATCGCCCGCGCGCCGCGCCTGCTGATCTCGGGCACCGGCGCCTCGCACGCCGCCGCCCAGGCGTCGGCCGTCGCGTTCGCCGTCAACGGCCGGCCCTGCGAAGCGCCCGCTGACGGCGTGGTCGCCCACCTCACCGCCCGCGTGCTCGCCCCCGGTGATGTGTGCCTCATCGTCAGCTCGAGTGGCGCCAACTCGGTGACCCTCGCGGTTGCGGACGCCGCCGTCGACGCCGGCGCCACCGTGATCGGGGTCACGAGCTTCGCCCGTACCCCGCTCACCACCCGCGCCGACCACCTGCTCGTCGCCGGTGCGCGCTTCCAGGCGTGGGGTCAAGGCATTCTCGGCAGCGGGCTCGTACAGCTGCTCGTGCTCAACGCCCTGCAGATCGCCGTCGCCGACCGCATGAGCGACGCCGCCGACCGCGCGCGCCTCGCGGTGCGCGAAGAGGTGCTCGACATCGTCGCCGACGACGGCTCCGACGCCGAGGCATCCGACGTGCCAGACGTTATCGACCACGGCGATGGGCGTTGA
- a CDS encoding ABC transporter permease, translated as MMIGFIGAVVIGVVVGFVLGQAHRLHAMFAPVLEFLRAIPAVALIPLVIIVLGLDDTAKVILITFICLWPVLLNTEAAIRGMDPGLRETARVYGIHWFRYELQVALPAAAPQIFAGMRTSLSLALIMVVVSEMMAGGNGIGVFVLQSQRSFAITDMWSGIVLIGIFGYVFNLLLIVVENRVLAWHHGANTAVE; from the coding sequence ATGATGATCGGGTTCATCGGCGCTGTGGTCATCGGCGTGGTCGTGGGGTTCGTTCTCGGTCAGGCGCACCGCCTCCACGCGATGTTCGCACCCGTGCTCGAGTTCCTGCGCGCGATCCCTGCGGTCGCGTTGATTCCCCTCGTCATCATCGTGCTGGGCCTCGACGACACCGCGAAGGTGATTCTGATCACCTTCATCTGCCTCTGGCCCGTGCTCCTCAATACCGAAGCTGCAATCAGAGGAATGGACCCCGGACTGCGCGAGACCGCCCGGGTGTACGGCATCCACTGGTTCCGCTACGAGTTGCAGGTCGCACTTCCCGCGGCAGCTCCGCAGATCTTTGCCGGAATGCGCACGAGTCTTTCGCTCGCGCTCATCATGGTCGTCGTGAGCGAGATGATGGCGGGAGGCAACGGGATCGGCGTCTTCGTTCTTCAGTCGCAGAGGTCGTTCGCGATCACGGACATGTGGTCGGGCATCGTGCTCATCGGGATCTTCGGGTACGTGTTCAACCTGCTGCTCATCGTCGTCGAGAACCGGGTGCTCGCGTGGCACCACGGCGCGAACACCGCCGTGGAGTGA
- a CDS encoding extracellular solute-binding protein, which yields MGTIQLSGVGRSFKSTAAVSDIDLIIEDAAAQITESTGAPSMSASCVITGGSWCMQGLFLSNGAQVLSDDRTTIEFGSDAAIDTVATFTEMYEDGVLTNEDFTSQYEAFAQGKTAIHVNSSALQGAFMMGAEAGGWTLDAHTLPAFGDQAVVPTNSGSFLAMFATDPAKQAAAWELMQFMTSPRAYEIISTQIGYLPLRSSMADEGGPLYDWVEANPLVKPNLEQLDALEPWVSYPGDSYAQVDQVLATAIEDAVFYGADPAATMTEAAERAQGLIE from the coding sequence ATGGGAACGATCCAGCTCTCTGGTGTCGGTCGCTCCTTCAAGAGCACCGCCGCCGTCAGTGATATCGACCTGATCATCGAAGACGCCGCCGCGCAGATCACCGAGTCCACCGGTGCCCCCTCGATGAGCGCGTCGTGCGTGATCACCGGCGGCAGCTGGTGCATGCAGGGCCTCTTCCTCTCGAACGGCGCCCAGGTGCTGAGCGATGACCGCACGACGATCGAGTTCGGCTCGGACGCCGCGATCGATACGGTCGCGACCTTCACCGAGATGTACGAGGACGGCGTGCTCACCAACGAGGACTTCACCAGCCAGTACGAGGCGTTCGCGCAGGGGAAGACCGCGATCCACGTCAACAGCTCGGCCCTGCAGGGCGCGTTCATGATGGGCGCCGAGGCCGGTGGCTGGACCCTCGACGCTCACACCCTGCCCGCGTTCGGAGACCAGGCGGTCGTGCCCACCAACTCGGGCTCGTTCCTCGCGATGTTCGCCACCGACCCCGCCAAGCAGGCCGCCGCGTGGGAGCTCATGCAGTTCATGACCAGCCCCCGCGCCTACGAGATCATCTCGACCCAGATCGGGTACCTACCGCTGCGCAGCAGCATGGCCGACGAGGGCGGACCGCTCTATGACTGGGTCGAAGCCAACCCGCTCGTGAAGCCCAACCTCGAGCAGCTCGACGCGCTCGAGCCGTGGGTGTCGTACCCCGGCGACAGCTACGCCCAGGTCGACCAGGTGCTCGCCACCGCCATCGAAGACGCGGTCTTCTACGGCGCCGACCCGGCCGCCACTATGACCGAGGCCGCCGAGCGCGCGCAGGGGCTGATCGAATGA
- a CDS encoding tyrosine-protein phosphatase, translated as MTIDLDLTPSATDAAAASSPDAATAAPRERRHAVAGLYNLRDTGGYRAAGGTSRWGKLLRSDALHRIDATGRDRLAEIGVAHIIDLRGGDERATAPSAVDGLEVTVHHLPVFDDADPAAQATTHVGLVPVYDHIVDERGAQLVDAIRVIIAADDDDAVLVHCTAGKDRTGLVVAFALAAAGVDRDDVVADYAATAENLRGEWSDAMTAVFEQRGIELTAGMVELITESPAEVLEALLERIDREHGSISAYLLAHGLTPTELERLTAVIIDPAATAV; from the coding sequence ATGACCATCGACCTCGACCTGACGCCTTCGGCGACGGATGCCGCGGCCGCTTCGTCGCCGGATGCCGCGACCGCGGCGCCTCGTGAGCGTCGCCACGCCGTGGCCGGCCTCTACAACCTGCGCGACACCGGCGGCTACCGTGCAGCCGGCGGCACCAGCCGGTGGGGCAAGCTGCTGCGGTCAGATGCTCTGCACCGCATCGACGCGACCGGTCGCGACCGGCTGGCCGAGATCGGCGTCGCCCACATCATCGACCTGCGCGGCGGCGACGAGCGCGCCACAGCGCCGAGCGCGGTCGACGGGCTCGAGGTCACCGTGCACCACCTGCCCGTGTTCGACGACGCCGACCCGGCCGCGCAGGCCACCACGCACGTCGGACTCGTGCCCGTCTACGACCACATCGTCGACGAGCGCGGGGCGCAGCTGGTCGACGCGATCCGGGTGATCATCGCGGCTGACGACGACGACGCGGTGCTCGTGCACTGCACCGCCGGCAAAGACCGCACCGGTCTCGTCGTGGCCTTCGCGCTCGCCGCCGCCGGGGTCGACCGCGACGACGTCGTGGCCGACTACGCCGCCACCGCCGAGAACCTGCGCGGCGAGTGGTCAGACGCGATGACCGCCGTCTTCGAACAGCGCGGCATCGAACTGACCGCGGGAATGGTCGAACTCATCACCGAGAGCCCCGCCGAGGTGCTCGAGGCGCTGCTCGAGCGCATCGACCGCGAGCACGGGTCGATCAGCGCCTACCTCCTCGCCCACGGACTCACCCCCACCGAGCTCGAGCGTCTCACCGCCGTGATCATCGACCCCGCCGCCACCGCGGTCTGA